From the Nocardiopsis changdeensis genome, one window contains:
- a CDS encoding VOC family protein, translated as MIGRLHTFVYDCPDPERLAGFYSELLGRPVTLRDEGWVVIGDRDEWPVLAFQPAEGLREPRWPDPERPQQAHMDIWVEDIDTAEQRVLEMGATLLRTEENGTGVWFRVYSDPAGHPFCLEYEAR; from the coding sequence ATGATCGGACGGCTGCACACCTTCGTCTACGACTGCCCCGACCCCGAGAGGCTGGCGGGGTTCTACTCGGAGCTGCTGGGGCGGCCCGTCACCCTGCGGGACGAGGGGTGGGTGGTCATCGGCGACCGGGACGAGTGGCCGGTGCTCGCGTTCCAGCCCGCGGAGGGGCTCAGGGAGCCCCGGTGGCCGGATCCGGAGCGGCCGCAGCAGGCGCACATGGACATCTGGGTGGAGGACATCGACACGGCGGAGCAGCGGGTGCTGGAGATGGGCGCGACGCTGCTGCGCACCGAGGAGAACGGGACCGGCGTGTGGTTCCGGGTGTACTCGGACCCCGCCGGGCACCCCTTCTGCCTGGAGTACGAGGCACGGTAG
- a CDS encoding DUF6892 domain-containing protein, whose product MTRFKDFNFKLAVVEQLMYTDEALTPAYSLAAVLKEQGLGDDPWGWASDNGLAYKVVPQSREFFERLEISDELLAGVEELCLDGGNQVYQECAPVWDGEDDLFAIASLEDLDLLPNLKRVEFAEALSEELQEVLRARGIEIDD is encoded by the coding sequence ATGACCAGGTTCAAGGACTTCAACTTCAAGCTCGCCGTCGTCGAGCAGCTCATGTACACCGACGAGGCGCTGACGCCCGCCTACAGCCTCGCCGCCGTCCTCAAGGAACAGGGGCTGGGCGACGATCCCTGGGGCTGGGCGTCCGACAACGGCCTCGCCTACAAGGTCGTCCCGCAGTCACGGGAGTTCTTCGAGCGGCTGGAGATCAGTGACGAGCTCCTCGCCGGCGTGGAGGAGCTGTGCCTGGACGGCGGGAACCAGGTCTACCAGGAGTGCGCCCCCGTCTGGGACGGCGAGGACGACCTGTTCGCCATCGCCTCGCTGGAGGACCTCGACCTGCTGCCGAACCTCAAGCGCGTGGAGTTCGCCGAGGCTCTCAGCGAGGAGCTGCAGGAGGTCCTGCGGGCCCGCGGGATCGAGATCGACGACTGA
- a CDS encoding DUF4442 domain-containing protein: MNAETAEMVKSGFLAAVPFARTLGLSFESLDFGRAVMNLPDRPEHHNHIGGAHAGAMFTLAESASGAIIIGTFGDTMDRALPLPTKAEIHFLKMATGDMTAEAVLGRPRDEVVAELDGGQRPEFPIDVEIRMADGTVTGKMTITWTLKPNRR, translated from the coding sequence ATGAACGCCGAGACGGCGGAGATGGTCAAGTCCGGTTTCCTGGCCGCGGTGCCCTTCGCCCGCACGCTCGGCCTGTCGTTCGAGTCCCTCGACTTCGGCCGGGCGGTGATGAACCTGCCGGACAGGCCCGAGCACCACAACCACATCGGCGGCGCGCACGCCGGGGCGATGTTCACCCTGGCCGAGTCCGCCTCGGGCGCCATCATCATCGGCACCTTCGGCGACACCATGGACCGCGCGCTGCCGCTGCCCACCAAGGCCGAGATCCACTTCCTCAAGATGGCCACCGGTGACATGACCGCCGAGGCCGTGCTGGGCCGTCCGCGGGACGAGGTCGTCGCCGAGCTCGACGGCGGTCAGCGCCCCGAGTTCCCCATCGACGTCGAGATCCGCATGGCCGACGGCACCGTCACCGGCAAGATGACCATCACCTGGACCCTGAAGCCGAACCGTCGGTGA
- the dnaN gene encoding DNA polymerase III subunit beta encodes MKLRVDRDAFAEAVAWTARALPNRPAVPVLAGMRLEVPDGGSALHLSGFDYEVSARSSVEVLAEEAGAVLVPGRLLAEIVRNLPGGSVHIDTDGAKVRISGGAARFTLITMPLEDYPTLPGMPERIGSVPADTFAEAVRQVTPAASRDDTLPMLTGAYLDFTGDTLSVVATDRYRIAVRDLWWKPQDPAVDTSALVPARTLHDMVRGVIGGSNVEVALSPGGAGGLAPGEGAIGFENGDRRSTTRLIDSDFVKYASWFPAEFASRAEVAVAPLTEAVKRVALVADRHTPLRLVFTEGEVTLEAGSGEDAQAVEAIAVDYQGDPLRVAFRPDYLMDGLSAIATDSAHLNFTEPTKPAVFTDVPAKEGEAPSFRYLVQPLRVS; translated from the coding sequence GTGAAACTCCGTGTGGACCGCGACGCGTTCGCCGAGGCCGTCGCCTGGACGGCGCGCGCCCTGCCGAACCGCCCGGCGGTGCCGGTGCTGGCCGGGATGCGCCTGGAGGTCCCCGACGGCGGTTCCGCCCTGCACCTGTCCGGGTTCGACTACGAGGTCTCGGCCCGTTCCTCGGTCGAGGTGCTGGCGGAGGAGGCCGGCGCGGTGCTGGTGCCCGGCCGACTGCTCGCCGAGATCGTGCGCAACCTGCCCGGCGGCTCGGTGCACATCGACACCGACGGCGCCAAGGTGCGGATCAGCGGCGGCGCCGCCCGGTTCACCCTCATCACCATGCCGCTGGAGGACTACCCCACCCTGCCCGGCATGCCCGAGCGCATCGGCTCGGTGCCCGCGGACACCTTCGCCGAGGCGGTCCGCCAGGTCACCCCCGCGGCCAGCCGCGACGACACGCTGCCGATGCTGACCGGCGCCTACCTGGACTTCACCGGCGACACGCTGAGCGTGGTGGCGACCGACCGCTACCGCATCGCGGTGCGCGACCTGTGGTGGAAGCCGCAGGACCCGGCGGTCGACACCTCCGCGCTGGTGCCCGCGCGCACCCTGCACGACATGGTGCGGGGCGTCATCGGCGGTTCCAATGTGGAGGTCGCGCTGTCGCCGGGCGGGGCCGGCGGCCTGGCGCCGGGGGAGGGCGCGATCGGCTTCGAGAACGGGGACCGGCGCAGCACCACCCGGCTGATCGACAGCGACTTCGTCAAGTACGCCTCTTGGTTCCCCGCGGAGTTCGCCTCGCGGGCCGAGGTGGCGGTGGCGCCGCTGACGGAGGCGGTGAAGCGGGTGGCGCTGGTGGCCGACCGGCACACCCCGCTGCGGCTGGTGTTCACCGAGGGCGAGGTGACGCTGGAGGCGGGCTCGGGCGAGGACGCCCAGGCGGTGGAGGCGATCGCCGTGGACTACCAGGGCGACCCGCTGCGGGTGGCGTTCCGCCCCGACTACCTGATGGACGGCCTGTCGGCGATCGCGACCGACTCCGCCCACCTGAACTTCACGGAGCCGACGAAACCCGCCGTGTTCACCGATGTCCCGGCGAAGGAGGGCGAGGCCCCGTCCTTCCGGTATCTGGTACAGCCGTTGCGGGTGTCCTGA